The following coding sequences are from one Halorubrum sp. BOL3-1 window:
- a CDS encoding TrkH family potassium uptake protein, whose product MTRTTIDLRATLSYTGTVVKILSASMSVPLVVGLIYGEDALAFAVSMTVAVAVGAGLERLDDDPDLGPRDALAVVSLAWFVAAAVGAIPYVIAGYGTSSALAHPVNALFESMSGFTTTGATATGEISFEQHSHAVLMWRQLTQWLGGMGIIVLMVAILPQLAVNGAELMKSEAPGPGLQKLTPRIAETARALWLIYLGFTVAFVAILFALGVTGLAPEMNLYNAVAHGFSTLPTGGFSPQAESIAAFSPVAQWVFVPFMVVAGVNFALFWFLLRDEPRRMFDNTEFRVYLGLVTGFAAVLAVGLFYGGAPATGIGGVTDGATENALRQGVFQVASLMNSTGFATADFAQWDTHTRLFLLFVMFVGGSAGSTGGGIKVIRWLIVAKALYRELYTTANPEVVRPVRLGGEVVDEDVVRGIIVFTLLYILIFALAAVFIEIDTTRAGEALAGTEAFAASLATIGNVGPGLGPLGPFGSYEFLPDTTKLLMIGLMWIGRLEVVPVLALFVAGFDDR is encoded by the coding sequence ATGACACGAACGACTATCGATCTACGGGCGACGCTCAGCTACACCGGGACAGTCGTCAAGATCCTCTCGGCGTCGATGAGCGTCCCGCTCGTCGTGGGGCTGATCTACGGCGAGGACGCGCTCGCGTTCGCGGTCTCGATGACGGTCGCCGTCGCGGTCGGGGCGGGCCTCGAACGGCTCGACGACGACCCCGACCTCGGCCCCCGTGACGCGCTTGCGGTCGTCTCGCTCGCGTGGTTCGTGGCGGCAGCCGTCGGCGCGATCCCGTACGTGATCGCCGGGTACGGGACGTCCTCCGCGCTCGCGCATCCGGTGAACGCGCTGTTCGAGTCGATGAGCGGCTTCACGACGACGGGCGCGACCGCGACCGGGGAGATCAGTTTCGAGCAGCATTCGCACGCGGTGTTGATGTGGCGTCAACTCACCCAGTGGCTCGGCGGGATGGGGATCATCGTGCTGATGGTCGCGATCCTCCCGCAGCTCGCGGTCAACGGCGCGGAGCTGATGAAATCCGAGGCGCCCGGGCCGGGCCTCCAGAAGCTCACGCCGCGGATCGCGGAGACGGCGCGGGCGCTCTGGCTCATCTACCTCGGGTTCACCGTCGCGTTCGTCGCGATCCTGTTCGCGCTCGGCGTCACCGGTCTCGCGCCGGAGATGAACCTGTACAACGCCGTCGCCCACGGGTTCTCGACGCTGCCGACCGGCGGGTTCTCGCCGCAGGCCGAGAGCATCGCGGCCTTCTCCCCGGTCGCGCAGTGGGTCTTCGTCCCGTTCATGGTCGTCGCGGGCGTGAACTTCGCGCTGTTCTGGTTCCTCCTGCGCGACGAGCCCCGGCGGATGTTCGACAACACCGAGTTCCGTGTCTACCTCGGGCTCGTCACCGGATTCGCGGCCGTCCTCGCGGTCGGGCTGTTCTACGGAGGCGCTCCCGCGACCGGAATCGGCGGCGTCACCGATGGAGCGACGGAGAACGCGCTCAGACAGGGCGTCTTCCAGGTCGCGTCGCTGATGAACTCGACCGGGTTCGCGACCGCCGACTTCGCCCAGTGGGACACCCACACGCGCCTTTTCCTGCTGTTCGTGATGTTCGTCGGCGGCTCCGCGGGGTCGACCGGCGGGGGCATCAAGGTGATCCGCTGGCTGATTGTCGCGAAGGCGCTGTACCGCGAGCTGTACACCACCGCGAACCCGGAGGTAGTCCGACCGGTCCGGCTCGGCGGGGAGGTCGTCGACGAGGACGTGGTCCGCGGGATCATAGTGTTCACGCTGCTGTATATCCTTATTTTCGCGCTCGCGGCCGTCTTCATCGAGATCGACACGACCCGAGCCGGAGAGGCGCTCGCCGGGACGGAGGCGTTCGCGGCGTCGCTCGCGACGATCGGGAACGTCGGCCCCGGACTCGGTCCGCTGGGGCCGTTCGGGAGCTACGAGTTCCTCCCGGACACGACGAAGCTTCTGATGATCGGGCTGATGTGGATCGGTCGGCTGGAGGTCGTCCCCGTCCTCGCGCTGTTCGTCGCCGGGTTCGACGACCGGTGA